One Thermodesulfobacteriota bacterium genomic window carries:
- a CDS encoding BPTD_3080 family restriction endonuclease encodes MNDRFFEQPVLNSPYTYPARHWELDGQGQPTQKILEYRRPAQFITPIPKPRKRKKSQEQQLEFVFDEGKGLSTEAQQYDPTSIINQLRLEVGLWRKIPNSSDWRVTPETARLLQHWRHHKFNSFRPFFCQVEAMETAIWLTEVAPKSGKSGQGFLTHLANANNDANPEISRLALKMATGSGKTTVMAMLIAWQTINAVRRPTSSNFTRGFLVVTPGLTIRDRLRVLFPNDPDSYYQSRELVPPDMLGELQRAKIVITNFHTFKRRERLEISKGGRALLQGHGAPLDTLETEGQMLQRAMPDLMGLKSILVINDEGHHCYREKPPDEDELALKGDDRKEAEKNNEAARLWISGLEAVNRHLGVRRVIDLSATPFFLRGSGYAEGTLFPWTMSDFSLMDAIESGIVKLPRVPVADNLIKRDDMPRFRDLWTHIGKKMPKKGRGKSGSLDPLSLPIELQTALEALYGHYEETFHLWEKENLPSPPCFIVVCQNTAISKLVYDYISGFVRETENGPGQVENGRLALFRNFDENNQPLARPHTLLIDSEQLESGDALDDNFRKMAGDEIERFRREIIERTGDRRQAENLTDQDLLREVMNTVGKPGRLGEAIRCVVSVSMLTEGWDANTVTHVLGVRAFGTQLLCEQVIGRALRRQSYATNEADGLLNPEYADILGIPFDFTAKPVVAPPQPPSKTIHVRAVRPDRDALEIRFPRVTGYRVELPRDRLSAKFTADSVLTLSPDLVGPSITRNAGIIGQDVDLSLKHLETVRPATLLYHLTKQLLYTRWNDPDEDPKLHLFGQLKQITRQWLDTCLVCKGNTYPAQLMYLELADMACERITSAITRSHVEECPVQAVLDPYNPTGSTRHVNFNTSKQDRYQTDARRCHVNWVILDSGWEAEFCRVAEAHPRARAYVKNHNLGLEVPYRYGSGVRTYLPDFIVDIDDGRDDPLHLVVEIKGYRGEDAKEKKATMETYWIPGVNNSGRYGRWAFAELTEVYGMESDLKDVIEKQFEQIVHSVSPQP; translated from the coding sequence ATGAATGATCGGTTTTTCGAACAACCAGTCCTGAATTCACCATACACCTATCCGGCCCGCCACTGGGAACTGGACGGCCAGGGTCAACCGACCCAGAAAATTCTGGAATACCGCCGGCCGGCCCAATTCATCACCCCCATTCCCAAGCCGAGAAAACGCAAAAAGAGCCAAGAGCAGCAACTTGAGTTTGTCTTTGATGAAGGCAAGGGGCTGTCCACCGAGGCCCAGCAATACGACCCCACCTCCATCATCAATCAGCTTCGTCTGGAGGTGGGTCTCTGGCGGAAAATTCCGAATTCAAGCGACTGGCGGGTCACGCCGGAAACCGCCCGCCTGCTGCAACACTGGCGTCATCATAAATTCAACAGCTTCCGTCCCTTTTTCTGCCAGGTAGAAGCCATGGAAACCGCCATCTGGCTGACGGAAGTGGCCCCGAAGTCCGGTAAATCGGGCCAGGGCTTTCTGACGCATCTGGCCAATGCCAACAATGACGCCAACCCGGAAATCAGCCGCCTGGCCCTGAAAATGGCTACCGGCTCGGGCAAAACCACCGTCATGGCCATGCTCATCGCCTGGCAGACCATCAATGCCGTGCGTCGCCCCACCAGCTCGAACTTTACCCGCGGCTTTCTGGTCGTCACCCCCGGCCTGACCATCCGCGACCGACTGCGCGTCCTCTTTCCCAACGATCCGGACAGCTACTACCAGAGCCGGGAACTGGTTCCGCCCGACATGCTCGGCGAATTGCAACGGGCCAAGATCGTCATCACCAATTTTCACACCTTCAAAAGACGCGAGCGCCTGGAAATTTCTAAAGGCGGCCGCGCCCTGCTCCAGGGCCACGGCGCGCCCCTGGACACATTGGAAACCGAAGGGCAGATGCTGCAACGGGCCATGCCCGATCTCATGGGCTTGAAAAGCATTCTGGTCATCAACGACGAAGGCCATCACTGCTACCGCGAAAAACCACCGGACGAAGACGAGCTCGCCTTAAAAGGGGATGACCGCAAAGAAGCGGAAAAAAACAACGAGGCGGCCCGGCTCTGGATTTCGGGCCTGGAAGCCGTCAACCGCCATCTGGGGGTCCGCCGGGTTATCGACCTGTCCGCCACCCCGTTTTTCCTGCGCGGCTCCGGTTATGCCGAAGGCACCCTCTTTCCCTGGACCATGAGCGACTTTTCCCTGATGGACGCCATTGAAAGCGGCATCGTCAAGCTGCCCCGCGTGCCCGTGGCCGACAACCTCATCAAGCGCGATGATATGCCCCGCTTCCGGGACCTCTGGACACACATCGGCAAAAAAATGCCCAAGAAAGGAAGGGGGAAATCCGGCTCACTGGATCCCCTCAGCCTGCCCATAGAGCTGCAAACCGCGTTAGAAGCGCTTTACGGCCATTATGAAGAAACCTTTCATCTATGGGAAAAAGAAAACCTGCCTTCGCCGCCCTGTTTCATCGTGGTCTGCCAGAACACGGCCATTTCCAAGCTGGTCTATGACTATATTTCCGGCTTTGTCCGCGAAACGGAAAACGGCCCCGGCCAGGTGGAAAACGGCCGCCTGGCCCTGTTTCGCAATTTTGACGAAAACAACCAGCCCCTGGCCCGGCCGCATACCCTGCTCATCGACAGCGAACAGCTTGAGTCCGGCGATGCTCTGGACGACAACTTCCGGAAAATGGCCGGCGACGAAATCGAGCGCTTCCGCCGGGAAATCATCGAACGCACCGGCGACCGCCGTCAGGCCGAAAACCTCACCGACCAGGATCTGCTGCGGGAAGTCATGAACACCGTGGGCAAACCGGGCCGCCTGGGTGAGGCCATCCGTTGCGTGGTTTCGGTTTCCATGCTCACCGAAGGCTGGGACGCCAACACCGTCACCCATGTACTCGGCGTGCGCGCCTTCGGCACCCAGCTTCTCTGCGAACAGGTCATCGGTCGCGCCCTGCGCCGTCAATCCTATGCCACCAACGAAGCAGACGGACTGCTGAACCCCGAGTATGCCGACATTCTCGGCATTCCTTTTGACTTTACCGCCAAACCGGTGGTGGCCCCGCCCCAGCCGCCGTCTAAAACCATTCATGTCCGGGCTGTCCGGCCGGACCGCGATGCCCTTGAAATCCGATTTCCCAGGGTAACCGGCTACCGGGTGGAACTGCCCCGGGACCGGCTGTCCGCCAAGTTCACCGCCGATTCGGTGCTGACCCTGTCGCCCGATCTGGTCGGCCCCTCCATCACCAGAAATGCTGGCATTATCGGCCAGGATGTGGATCTCAGCCTGAAGCATCTGGAAACCGTTCGCCCGGCCACCCTGCTGTATCATCTCACCAAACAGTTGCTTTATACCCGCTGGAACGACCCGGACGAAGACCCCAAGCTCCACCTCTTCGGCCAGCTCAAGCAGATTACCCGCCAGTGGCTGGACACCTGCCTGGTCTGCAAAGGCAACACCTATCCGGCCCAGTTGATGTACTTGGAACTGGCCGACATGGCCTGTGAACGCATTACCAGCGCCATTACCCGCTCGCATGTGGAAGAATGTCCCGTCCAGGCCGTGCTCGATCCTTACAATCCCACCGGCTCCACCCGTCATGTCAATTTTAATACTTCCAAACAAGACCGTTATCAGACCGACGCCCGCCGCTGCCATGTCAACTGGGTCATACTTGACAGCGGCTGGGAGGCCGAGTTCTGCCGGGTGGCCGAGGCCCATCCCAGGGCCCGGGCCTATGTCAAGAACCACAACCTGGGCCTGGAAGTGCCTTACCGCTACGGTTCCGGCGTGCGCACCTACCTGCCGGATTTTATCGTCGATATTGACGACGGCCGCGACGATCCTCTGCACCTGGTCGTGGAGATCAAGGGCTATCGCGGCGAAGATGCCAAGGAAAAGAAAGCGACCATGGAAACCTACTGGATTCCCGGCGTCAACAATTCCGGCCGCTACGGCCGCTGGGCCTTTGCGGAGTTAACGGAGGTTTATGGCATGGAGAGCGATCTGAAGGATGTTATCGAAAAACAGTTCGAGCAAATAGTTCATTCTGTTTCCCCTCAGCCTTAG
- a CDS encoding ATP-binding protein — translation MQLRLLNNDTATILLQHFIRPARPHNPLIAGAFFRTGDVESWGRGIEKARTACQETGTDFPTFRFEPTGLMVMFKGRIPVEAVSSETEGDVLVKTPADVSEASGKRRDNAQETVGKTAGEILRILQANPKITHMGLSERLQLSIRWVKWNLTKMKRDGLIRRIGPKKGGHWEVTGEYVQNLHMLTRTARSLRSSFCLEHDSSRVR, via the coding sequence TTGCAATTACGATTATTAAATAATGACACAGCCACGATCCTTTTGCAACACTTCATCCGACCGGCAAGACCACACAACCCGCTCATTGCCGGCGCCTTTTTCCGCACCGGCGATGTCGAGTCCTGGGGACGCGGCATCGAAAAAGCCCGCACCGCCTGCCAGGAAACCGGCACGGATTTCCCCACCTTCCGGTTTGAGCCCACCGGACTCATGGTCATGTTCAAAGGCCGGATTCCTGTGGAAGCGGTTTCTTCTGAAACCGAGGGAGACGTTTTGGTGAAAACGCCGGCTGATGTGAGTGAAGCGTCGGGAAAGCGTCGGGATAACGCCCAGGAAACTGTGGGAAAAACTGCGGGAGAAATCCTGCGGATTCTTCAAGCCAATCCAAAAATAACCCACATGGGGCTAAGTGAACGGCTGCAACTTTCGATACGCTGGGTAAAATGGAATCTGACGAAGATGAAGAGAGATGGTTTGATCCGCCGCATCGGGCCGAAGAAAGGCGGCCACTGGGAGGTGACGGGCGAGTATGTGCAAAATTTGCACATGCTGACGAGGACGGCAAGAAGTCTCCGGTCCAGTTTTTGCCTTGAACACGATTCTTCCCGGGTCAGGTAG
- a CDS encoding nucleotidyltransferase domain-containing protein: protein MKQDQLLDQIRQAVHEIEPAAEIILYGSRSRGDAGPESDWDLLVLVDGLVDDERTDRIRHRLYEVEWSAGTVISAIVRSHQEWKSKRYQGMPFYQQVEAEGIRI from the coding sequence ATGAAACAAGACCAGCTACTGGACCAGATAAGACAGGCGGTCCATGAGATTGAACCGGCGGCGGAGATTATTCTTTACGGGTCCCGATCCCGGGGCGATGCCGGCCCGGAATCTGACTGGGATCTTCTTGTTCTGGTGGATGGTCTGGTCGATGATGAACGCACCGATCGCATTCGTCACCGACTCTATGAGGTGGAATGGTCGGCCGGAACCGTGATTTCCGCCATTGTACGTTCCCACCAGGAATGGAAAAGCAAACGTTATCAGGGAATGCCGTTTTATCAACAGGTCGAAGCCGAAGGGATCCGTATCTGA
- a CDS encoding DUF1016 N-terminal domain-containing protein, which produces MNLADAAQPLSRRFALGCWSQYVELLTLDDPSERRFYEIEAAVKQWSVRELQRQIRASLYQRLALSRDKAEIRRLATEGQREELKTRLEHITNELEQASRGDGGI; this is translated from the coding sequence TTGAACCTTGCCGACGCCGCGCAGCCCCTCTCCCGTCGGTTCGCCCTCGGTTGTTGGTCTCAATACGTCGAACTGCTCACGCTGGACGACCCGTCTGAACGCCGCTTCTATGAAATTGAGGCCGCCGTCAAACAGTGGAGCGTTCGTGAACTCCAGCGCCAGATCAGAGCGTCTCTCTACCAGCGTCTCGCACTCAGCCGGGACAAAGCCGAAATCCGTCGTCTCGCCACCGAAGGCCAGAGGGAAGAGCTGAAAACAAGGCTGGAACACATCACGAACGAGCTGGAACAGGCTAGTCGGGGAGATGGGGGAATATGA
- the dnaE gene encoding DNA polymerase III subunit alpha, whose product MISEQPNFVHLNVHTEYSLFGSIIRIEDLVERVREMGMKAVAITDDGVMYGVMDFYRTMVRAGIKPIIGCDCYLAPRTMADNTLARCREVTHLTLLAENMEGYGNLCCIATFAAVSGFYQQPRVDSDVLQQYSRGLICLSGGMQSDIARLVQEGTFSAAWAAARYYKEVFGEDSFYLEIQNTGLAGQAEVNQALREMSRDLSIPMVGTNCCRYLNPGDSRFLEILLCQKADKTIDDPDRPRVASDQLYVKSAGKMISMLAGFPGAAENTVAIAERCNVEFDFTTYHLPRTRLEAKAGRSAIGVLKEKAGQGLEVRLAQRRHQEAHIDENIYRARLDHELAKIQQAGIAGYFLLVAEIVDFAMDNNIPIGPGRGATPGCLACYCLGITAIDPVAHGLLFERFFNSLRPVMPDIDLDVCIRGREKVVQHLLDTYNAGDFLQHRASHIITFGAMKTRHCVREVARVLSVSKKKAETIIRLIPPQARDLADALAQVPTLEKQMDGCSDHGETLKQAVRKLEGLPRHPAIHQAGIVVGDQPLTRTIPLSIIRGKVATQFTAWQVESMGLIILDLLGLRHLTIINDTLALIKEQGKTPPDMCQLDMADEQTFQLLGRGDTDGVFQLAAAGIRELLIKMKPDAFSDIVTLIGLYRPGPLEDGVIDDFIDRKHGRKEVAYPVPGLEPFLKETYGLPLYQEQIMRIVQDLAGFSPEQSDSFRRAVGKKIVKEMEAFRRFFINGLTTGGTAEDTARELYEQLEFFAGYGFHKSHSTAYALIAYQSAYLKAHFRDEFMAQL is encoded by the coding sequence GTGATTTCTGAACAACCGAATTTTGTTCATTTGAACGTTCATACCGAATACAGCCTGTTCGGCAGTATCATTCGCATCGAGGATCTGGTTGAGCGGGTGCGCGAAATGGGCATGAAGGCCGTGGCCATTACCGACGACGGGGTCATGTACGGGGTCATGGATTTTTATCGGACCATGGTCAGGGCCGGGATCAAGCCGATTATCGGGTGCGACTGTTATCTGGCGCCGCGAACCATGGCGGACAATACCCTGGCCCGTTGCCGGGAGGTCACCCATCTGACGCTACTGGCGGAAAATATGGAGGGCTATGGCAACCTGTGTTGCATCGCGACGTTTGCCGCTGTTTCCGGATTCTATCAGCAGCCGCGTGTGGACAGCGACGTGCTGCAGCAATACAGCCGGGGCCTGATCTGTCTTTCCGGCGGCATGCAAAGCGATATTGCCAGGCTGGTACAGGAGGGCACCTTTAGCGCAGCCTGGGCAGCGGCGCGATATTATAAGGAAGTCTTCGGGGAAGACAGCTTTTACCTGGAAATCCAGAACACCGGCCTGGCCGGCCAGGCGGAAGTCAATCAGGCCCTGCGTGAAATGAGCCGTGATCTGTCGATTCCCATGGTCGGCACCAATTGCTGCCGCTATCTTAACCCCGGCGACAGCCGGTTTCTTGAAATTCTGCTCTGCCAAAAGGCCGATAAAACAATCGATGATCCGGACCGCCCGCGGGTGGCAAGCGATCAGCTTTATGTAAAATCAGCCGGAAAGATGATTTCTATGCTGGCTGGTTTTCCGGGGGCCGCGGAAAATACCGTGGCCATTGCCGAACGGTGCAATGTCGAGTTTGATTTTACAACCTATCATCTGCCCCGGACCCGTCTGGAAGCGAAAGCCGGCCGCAGTGCCATTGGTGTTTTGAAAGAAAAAGCCGGGCAGGGATTAGAGGTCAGGCTGGCGCAAAGACGGCATCAGGAAGCCCATATCGACGAAAACATCTACCGGGCGCGGCTGGATCATGAACTTGCCAAAATACAGCAGGCAGGCATAGCCGGATATTTCCTGCTGGTAGCGGAGATTGTCGATTTTGCCATGGACAACAACATTCCTATTGGTCCGGGCCGGGGGGCCACGCCCGGGTGTCTGGCCTGTTACTGCCTGGGCATAACCGCCATTGATCCTGTCGCGCACGGTCTTCTGTTTGAGCGGTTCTTCAACTCTCTGCGTCCGGTCATGCCGGATATTGACCTGGATGTCTGCATTAGGGGGCGGGAGAAGGTTGTCCAACACCTTCTGGATACATACAATGCCGGCGATTTTCTCCAACATCGTGCCTCGCACATCATCACATTTGGCGCCATGAAAACCAGGCACTGTGTGCGAGAAGTGGCCCGGGTTCTGTCTGTTTCAAAGAAAAAAGCAGAAACAATTATCCGGTTGATACCGCCCCAGGCCAGAGATCTGGCCGATGCCCTGGCCCAAGTCCCGACCTTAGAAAAGCAGATGGACGGCTGTTCGGATCACGGTGAAACACTCAAGCAGGCGGTTCGAAAGCTGGAGGGGCTTCCCCGTCATCCCGCCATTCATCAGGCTGGTATCGTTGTCGGAGATCAACCGTTGACCAGGACTATACCCCTTTCCATTATCAGGGGAAAAGTTGCCACCCAGTTTACTGCCTGGCAGGTGGAGTCCATGGGGCTGATCATACTGGACCTGCTGGGGCTGCGCCACCTGACAATCATAAACGATACCCTGGCATTGATAAAAGAACAGGGGAAAACCCCGCCGGATATGTGCCAACTCGATATGGCCGATGAACAGACGTTCCAGCTTCTTGGCCGGGGTGACACCGACGGTGTTTTTCAACTGGCAGCCGCAGGGATAAGGGAACTTTTGATAAAAATGAAACCGGATGCTTTTTCGGATATTGTCACGCTGATCGGTTTATACCGGCCGGGGCCCCTGGAAGACGGGGTGATTGATGATTTTATCGATCGGAAGCATGGCCGCAAAGAAGTTGCCTATCCTGTTCCGGGGCTGGAGCCATTCCTGAAAGAGACCTATGGCCTTCCTTTATATCAGGAACAGATCATGCGGATCGTCCAGGATCTGGCTGGCTTTTCTCCGGAGCAGTCGGACAGTTTTCGCAGAGCCGTGGGGAAAAAAATAGTAAAGGAGATGGAGGCTTTTCGACGGTTCTTTATCAATGGCCTGACGACTGGGGGTACAGCCGAAGACACTGCGCGAGAACTGTATGAACAGCTCGAATTTTTTGCCGGTTACGGTTTCCATAAGTCCCACAGCACCGCTTACGCTCTGATCGCGTACCAGTCAGCGTATTTAAAAGCGCATTTCAGGGATGAGTTCATGGCGCAACTATAA
- a CDS encoding DUF362 domain-containing protein, with amino-acid sequence MARVSLMQCSGYVSTDIKDVLEQSLVNIGFDTDRFKNARVAVNPNLLMPSPPEKAIITHPEFFRAAVQLVKQYGGRPVLIESPAFHSLDRTIRKTGYHDIVTTEGVAVADPQQTRALHYEGAKSFKSIDVAAAFFDADLIVNLPKFKTHGLTYVTGAVKNLFGAIPGLQKSKMHVKLPNAEAFAEFLLDLYGAMQFGFDPPKTVLTLMDAIVCQEGEGPGTSGTPKIMNAVLAGLDAVAVDWVAVRTAGLDPDKAYTVRLGFGRDFGVNGPGDIEIKGRRPEDMRVKPFQPSRGTFMSNMVRWPVTSKRFRNLFIDHPLPRPDHCTLCYQCHKICPAGAIARADEGGKTPVYDYNKCIRCYCCMEICPEAAIVKKKGSLQWMLRM; translated from the coding sequence ATGGCGCGCGTTTCGCTGATGCAATGCAGCGGTTATGTCAGCACCGATATCAAGGATGTGCTGGAGCAGAGCCTGGTCAATATCGGGTTTGACACGGACCGGTTTAAAAACGCCCGGGTGGCCGTCAACCCCAACCTGCTGATGCCGTCGCCTCCGGAAAAGGCGATCATCACCCACCCGGAATTTTTCCGGGCCGCTGTCCAGTTGGTCAAACAATATGGCGGCCGGCCGGTCCTGATTGAATCACCGGCCTTTCATTCCCTGGACCGCACCATCCGCAAGACCGGCTATCATGACATCGTCACCACCGAAGGGGTGGCAGTGGCCGACCCCCAGCAGACCCGGGCGCTTCATTACGAAGGGGCCAAATCATTTAAGAGCATCGATGTCGCCGCCGCTTTTTTTGACGCCGACCTGATCGTTAACCTGCCCAAGTTCAAGACCCACGGCCTGACCTATGTCACCGGCGCGGTCAAGAACCTGTTCGGCGCCATCCCCGGCCTGCAGAAATCCAAGATGCATGTCAAACTGCCCAATGCCGAGGCGTTCGCGGAATTCCTGCTGGATCTTTACGGGGCCATGCAGTTCGGGTTTGATCCCCCCAAAACCGTGCTGACCCTCATGGACGCCATTGTCTGCCAGGAGGGTGAAGGCCCGGGCACTTCGGGAACGCCCAAAATCATGAACGCCGTCCTCGCCGGCCTGGACGCGGTGGCCGTGGACTGGGTGGCCGTCAGGACCGCCGGCCTGGACCCGGACAAGGCCTACACCGTGCGCCTGGGGTTTGGCCGCGATTTCGGCGTCAATGGTCCCGGAGACATCGAAATCAAGGGCCGCCGGCCTGAAGACATGAGAGTCAAACCGTTCCAGCCATCCCGGGGCACCTTCATGTCCAACATGGTGCGCTGGCCGGTCACATCAAAACGGTTCCGCAACCTGTTCATCGACCACCCCCTGCCCCGGCCCGATCACTGCACCCTCTGCTATCAGTGCCATAAAATCTGCCCGGCCGGCGCCATTGCCCGGGCGGACGAGGGGGGAAAAACGCCGGTTTACGATTACAACAAGTGCATCCGCTGCTATTGCTGCATGGAAATCTGCCCGGAAGCGGCCATCGTCAAGAAGAAAGGCAGCCTGCAGTGGATGCTGCGCATGTAA
- a CDS encoding cache domain-containing protein: MYSNRTYRIPLRRRPFLCLFLALLFACQAPVAPREKSYAEYKESRYLHLDAAIQSMKGKLISYVSDVQTKANQITQDAFVTDFFKIIMAFQALKGTGQLTPQAIRNTELLEKKFNEHYILHYQGFYDILFINPQGDVFFTIRRQNDLQKNIFNGQLKDTALSKKMTAAPAESFVDFQFYEISGEPSAFFIEPVQDNNGFQGWIVLQFAVTKINDLFSQEQDIGATGEIFLVNREHYMLTDSRFNAESTILKEHLPDENISSKFAAGKGRKEVVDYRGKRVASSFETFDFLDSRWLIIAKMDEAEIFTDYFRQYPEKLRQAMDRLNLNQPSGHEPVEFGFDDGLEVDMDEFRRTDQPRTLYTYGVSTCAAFVLKYPGKFTYLAHISTYDKVYGENRTDLIAHILKKVEYLEIKAAEKNDLEFCMVSPSRKAFYNMVGRLLEHGYFLSQIRLMQNPDAAHANVKSEELGGEVLVNWKMKDNTYYLDRASKNPSLQERLKQAM, translated from the coding sequence ATGTACAGTAACCGGACATATCGCATCCCCCTGCGCCGCAGGCCTTTTCTTTGCCTGTTCCTGGCGCTGCTGTTTGCATGCCAGGCGCCGGTTGCTCCCCGGGAAAAAAGCTACGCCGAGTACAAAGAATCCAGATATCTTCATCTGGACGCGGCGATTCAAAGCATGAAGGGCAAGTTGATTTCCTATGTGTCCGATGTTCAGACCAAGGCCAACCAAATCACTCAAGACGCGTTTGTCACGGATTTTTTTAAAATTATCATGGCCTTTCAGGCGCTGAAAGGAACCGGCCAGCTGACGCCGCAGGCGATCCGGAACACCGAATTGCTGGAGAAAAAATTTAACGAGCATTATATCCTTCATTATCAGGGTTTTTATGATATTTTGTTCATCAACCCGCAGGGTGATGTTTTCTTCACTATCCGCAGGCAGAATGACTTACAGAAGAATATTTTCAACGGACAACTGAAAGATACGGCGCTCTCCAAAAAAATGACGGCCGCTCCCGCCGAGTCCTTCGTCGATTTTCAGTTCTATGAGATTTCCGGTGAACCGTCGGCCTTTTTTATCGAGCCAGTTCAGGATAACAACGGTTTCCAGGGCTGGATCGTGCTTCAGTTTGCCGTGACGAAGATAAACGATCTCTTCAGCCAGGAGCAGGACATCGGTGCCACCGGAGAGATTTTCCTGGTCAATCGTGAACATTATATGCTGACCGACTCCCGTTTCAACGCCGAATCCACTATTTTAAAGGAGCACCTGCCGGACGAAAACATTTCCAGTAAATTTGCCGCCGGCAAAGGACGCAAGGAAGTGGTCGACTACCGGGGCAAGCGCGTTGCCAGTTCGTTTGAAACCTTTGATTTTCTGGACAGCCGCTGGCTGATCATCGCCAAAATGGATGAAGCGGAAATATTCACGGATTATTTCCGGCAGTACCCGGAAAAGTTGCGGCAGGCGATGGACCGTCTCAATCTCAACCAACCCTCCGGACATGAACCAGTGGAATTTGGTTTTGATGACGGGCTTGAGGTGGATATGGATGAGTTCAGGAGAACCGATCAGCCACGGACCCTTTACACCTACGGGGTTTCCACCTGCGCGGCTTTTGTGTTGAAGTATCCCGGCAAATTCACTTACCTCGCCCATATCAGCACCTATGATAAGGTCTATGGTGAAAACAGAACCGATCTGATCGCCCATATCCTGAAAAAAGTGGAGTACCTGGAAATAAAGGCGGCCGAAAAAAACGACCTGGAGTTCTGTATGGTTTCGCCCAGCAGGAAGGCGTTTTACAACATGGTTGGCCGGCTGCTGGAACACGGGTATTTCCTGTCGCAGATCAGGCTGATGCAAAATCCGGATGCCGCCCACGCCAACGTCAAGAGCGAGGAGCTGGGAGGCGAGGTTCTGGTGAACTGGAAAATGAAGGACAATACCTATTATCTGGACCGCGCTTCAAAAAACCCTTCGCTGCAGGAACGCCTCAAACAAGCGATGTAG
- a CDS encoding radical SAM protein, with amino-acid sequence MNADKNKVLLLYPGSGGEAYDLIPLSLLYIAQPLLDAGMEVEIIDQRMEKDFYDRVRQRLTPDLICVGISCMTGPQISPVINICERVRKAADVPIVLGGPHPSLFPEQTLACPLIDYVVLGRGEEPFLNLVRALKEGGPVEGINHIGFRSSGRTRVNRGTVSRPGHHAIPYHLLSRYPASTTIPIISSWGCPFHCTFCVEKVLHPDFYQLPAGDVLKMIEEALLLQPRFISFFDDNFLLDIRRIVTIFSLCREKGLAFQWICTGRVDMALKLDDQTLRFLKDSGLVAIFCGIESGSPEMLKLINKGITPEMAIRLNLKLKEADIIPQYSFMAGFPGETKADFQQTLDLIQRLKTDNPRAVIWKLNQYTPYPGTAMYELAVQRGYRTPRKLEEWSEAYFYSREFVAPYDVRL; translated from the coding sequence TTGAACGCCGACAAAAACAAGGTCCTGCTGCTGTATCCGGGTTCCGGTGGGGAAGCCTACGACCTCATTCCCCTGTCGCTGCTGTATATTGCCCAGCCCCTCCTTGACGCGGGCATGGAAGTGGAAATTATTGACCAGCGGATGGAAAAAGATTTTTACGACCGGGTGAGGCAGCGCCTCACCCCGGACCTGATCTGCGTCGGGATCAGTTGCATGACCGGTCCCCAGATCTCCCCGGTCATCAACATCTGCGAACGGGTCAGGAAAGCGGCCGACGTGCCGATCGTGCTGGGCGGCCCCCACCCCTCTCTTTTCCCGGAGCAGACGCTGGCCTGCCCGCTCATCGACTATGTCGTCCTGGGCCGGGGCGAGGAGCCTTTTTTAAACCTTGTCCGCGCGCTGAAGGAGGGGGGGCCGGTGGAGGGAATCAATCATATCGGTTTCCGCAGCAGCGGCAGGACGCGCGTCAACCGGGGGACTGTTTCCAGGCCCGGACACCATGCCATTCCCTATCACCTTCTCTCCCGTTACCCCGCCTCCACGACCATTCCGATTATCTCTTCCTGGGGCTGTCCTTTTCACTGCACCTTCTGCGTGGAAAAAGTGCTGCATCCCGACTTTTATCAGCTTCCCGCCGGCGATGTTCTGAAGATGATCGAGGAGGCCCTGCTTCTTCAGCCGCGCTTCATCAGCTTTTTCGACGACAACTTCCTCCTGGATATCCGGCGGATTGTGACGATCTTTTCCCTGTGCCGGGAAAAGGGCCTCGCTTTCCAGTGGATCTGCACGGGTAGAGTCGACATGGCCCTGAAGCTGGATGACCAAACCCTGCGGTTCCTGAAAGACAGCGGACTGGTTGCCATTTTCTGCGGGATCGAGTCCGGATCTCCGGAAATGCTCAAGCTGATCAACAAGGGCATAACCCCGGAAATGGCCATCCGGCTGAACCTTAAACTGAAGGAGGCGGACATTATCCCTCAATACAGTTTCATGGCCGGGTTCCCGGGGGAAACAAAAGCCGATTTTCAACAGACACTGGACCTGATTCAGCGCCTGAAAACGGATAATCCCCGGGCCGTCATCTGGAAGCTGAATCAGTATACGCCTTACCCGGGCACGGCCATGTATGAGCTGGCCGTTCAAAGGGGGTACCGGACGCCCCGGAAACTGGAAGAGTGGAGCGAGGCCTACTTTTATTCCCGGGAGTTCGTCGCGCCGTATGACGTCCGCTTGTGA